The following coding sequences lie in one Cannabis sativa cultivar Pink pepper isolate KNU-18-1 chromosome 5, ASM2916894v1, whole genome shotgun sequence genomic window:
- the LOC115716716 gene encoding pathogenesis-related protein R major form-like, with protein sequence MHQNKGPLYTYINPPKSTYSSISNHSTILRKMNKMLHSASFSLSFLFILLVHFSINIHAATFDIRNDCPYTVWAAASPGGGRRLDPGQGWNLWVAPGTAMARIWGRTNCHFDGSGRGRCETGDCGSLECKGWGVPPNTLAEYALNQFGNMDFIDISVIDGFNIPMEFSPTSGACRGIRCTADINGQCPRELRTAGGCNNPCTVFKTNEYCCNNGRGSCGPTNFSRFFKTRCPDAYSYPQDDPTSTFTCPGGTNYRVVFCPRGSSRNFPLEMVDGMVM encoded by the coding sequence atgCATCAAAATAAGGGACCCCTCTACACCTATATAAACCCACCTAAATCCACGTATTCTAGCATAAGTAATCACAGTACCATACTAAGAAAAATGAACAAAATGTTACACTCAGCCAGCTTTTCCCTCTCCTTCCTCTTCATCCTCTTGGTCCATTTTTCTATCAACATCCACGCTGCCACTTTCGATATCCGCAATGACTGTCCCTACACCGTCTGGGCCGCTGCCAGCCCCGGTGGTGGTCGCCGCCTAGATCCCGGGCAGGGCTGGAACCTATGGGTGGCGCCAGGGACAGCCATGGCACGTATTTGGGGTCGTACCAATTGCCATTTTGATGGCAGCGGCCGAGGCCGGTGCGAAACCGGAGACTGTGGGAGCTTAGAGTGTAAAGGATGGGGTGTTCCTCCCAACACCTTGGCCGAATACGCTCTCAACCAGTTCGGTAACATGGATTTCATTGACATTTCTGTGATCGATGGGTTCAACATTCCCATGGAGTTTAGCCCCACTAGTGGCGCGTGCAGGGGAATACGGTGCACCGCTGACATCAATGGACAGTGCCCTCGTGAGCTGAGAACCGCAGGTGGTTGCAATAACCCTTGTACGGTTTTTAAGACCAATGAATATTGTTGCAACAATGGGCGTGGGTCATGTGGGCCTACAAACTTTTCGAGGTTCTTCAAGACGAGGTGTCCCGATGCTTATAGTTATCCTCAAGATGATCCCACCAGTACTTTCACTTGCCCAGGTGGAACAAACTACAGGGTTGTGTTTTGCCCTAGAGGTTCTTCTCGTAATTTTCCTTTGGAAATGGTTGATGGCATGGTAATGTGA
- the LOC115717404 gene encoding thaumatin-like protein 1 — protein MGSLIANNLFTILIITTLFIVSSHAATFEIRNECPYTVWAAASPGGGRRLDRGQTWTLNVAAGTAMARIWGRTNCNFDGSGRGRCQTGDCGGVLQCQGWGQPPNTLAEYALNQFNNLDFIDISLVDGFNIPMDFSPTTGRCRGIRCTADINGQCPSQLRAPGGCNNPCTVFKTNEYCCTNGQGSCGPTQFSKFFKNRCPDAYSYPQDDPTSTFTCPGGTNYRVVFCPRTSPRFPLEMVESLNE, from the coding sequence ATGGGGTCATTGATAGCAAATAATCTCTTCACTATTCTGATCATCACCACCCTTTTCATCGTCTCATCCCATGCAGCCACCTTTGAAATCCGCAACGAATGTCCATACACAGTCTGGGCAGCTGCCAGCCCAGGAGGCGGCCGCAGACTCGACCGCGGCCAAACATGGACACTCAACGTAGCCGCGGGCACAGCCATGGCCCGCATATGGGGTAGGACCAACTGTAACTTCGATGGCAGCGGCCGTGGCCGCTGCCAGACTGGAGACTGTGGTGGGGTTCTCCAGTGCCAAGGGTGGGGACAACCTCCAAACACACTAGCTGAGTATGCCTTAAACCAATTCAACAACCTTGACTTCATTGACATCTCCTTAGTGGATGGTTTCAATATCCCCATGGATTTTAGCCCCACTACGGGAAGGTGTAGGGGAATAAGGTGCACTGCTGACATCAATGGGCAGTGTCCTAGCCAACTTAGGGCTCCCGGGGGTTGTAACAATCCATGTACTGTGTTCAAGACCAATGAGTATTGTTGTACCAATGGTCAGGGAAGCTGTGGGCCCACCCAATTCTCAAAGTTTTTCAAGAATCGGTGTCCTGATGCTTATAGTTATCCTCAAGATGACCCCACCTCCACTTTTACTTGCCCTGGTGGGACCAACTATAGAGTTGTGTTTTGCCCTAGAACTTCTCCTAGATTTCCTTTGGAGAtggttgaaagtttgaatgagTAA